The DNA region ATTGGGCACGGAATTCCTTGTTCTGTGCAAAATCCTCCGCACGCCCATGATGAAAATGAACATTCTTCAAGCCCAACTCTTCAGCCAGCAAATGTAAGAAGTTGATTCGCTTATTGAGGGAGTCAATGATCGTTACATCCAGTTGGGGATAGAGAATTTTCATGGGTAAGCTAGGAAATCCTGCCCCAGCTCCAATATCTAAGAGACGCAAGGGCTTGTTTGGAATGTGGTCTTGAAGGATGGGGGCGATAGAATCATAAAAATGTTTGAGATAGACCTCATGTTCTTCGGTGATAGCTGTCAGATTGATTTTGTCATTCCATTCCACTAGAAGTTGGAAGTAGCGGTGAAATTGGTTCTTCTGTTGTTCGGTCAATTGGAGGCCTTGTTCTGCCAAAATTTTGTAAAATGTTTCAGGTTTCATGGTTTTATCTTATCATAATTTTGAAAAAAGAAAAACCCAGAAGAGTCTGGGAATTTCATTATTGACCATTGATTTGTTCGGCTGGGGGATTGTTATCAGTGGTTGTTGTATCATTTGAGGCACTAGCTGTTTCGGTTGAGGTTCCAGCAGTAGAATCGCTAGAATTGGTTGTGCCGTTTTCTTCAGTCGTTTCTGTTGAGCTGGAAGAACTTGTGCTTGGGGTAGTGTATGTATTGTAGGCATTGTAAAGAGATTGGCTACCTCTAAGGTAGTAATTCGCTCCATAACGTACTAAGCCGCTAGGGACTTCCCAATCTGCTGCAGTATAATCAGAATGCATGAAGAGCATCATGTTGTGATAGACATCTGTTGCAATTCGCATACCACGATCGAGGATAGGTGTCATGCGATTGGTGTAGCCAGTCCAGACAGCCATAGCATACTGACTAGAGTAGCCTACAAAGTTTTCATCTGGAACAACCATGTAACTATTTCTAGCTTCTGGAGTATTAGCTAAGATAGTATCTGTTTCGCTATCTGTATAGTTTGAAGTACCCGTTTTACCAGCCATAGGAACACCGCTGACAGAAGCGTTGAGACCGTAACCATAAGAGAGGACAGCCTTCATCATATCTGTCATCATGTAAGCTGTTTCTTTGGTCATGACTCGAGTTCCCTTAGGAGCATACTCAGTTACTGTTCCATCACTAAAGACAATTTTGTTGACATATTGAGGGGCATAGTACGTGCCTCCATTCGCAAATGCTGCGTAGGCAGCGGCCATTTTTTCGCTACTCACACCATATTTTCTGCTAGTATCTGAAGTGTTACTTGAGATTGCGTTGGAGTAATGAATTTCTGGATAATCGATTCCGATACTATTGAGGAATTTCAAGGCGTTTTCCAAACCAGTAGCTTCCAGCGCTTTTACAGCTGGGACATTTCGAGAATATTGTATGGCAGTTTTTATCGAGATGTTACCAAAATACCTCTTGTCCCAGTTGTTTACAGGAATTGTGGATGATGGATAGTTATAAGGACCATCTAGTATTGAATCAGCAGTCGAAGTATATATGCCATTTTCAAAGGCGGGGGCATAGTCCGTGATT from Streptococcus ruminantium includes:
- the rsmG gene encoding 16S rRNA (guanine(527)-N(7))-methyltransferase RsmG, translated to MKPETFYKILAEQGLQLTEQQKNQFHRYFQLLVEWNDKINLTAITEEHEVYLKHFYDSIAPILQDHIPNKPLRLLDIGAGAGFPSLPMKILYPQLDVTIIDSLNKRINFLHLLAEELGLKNVHFHHGRAEDFAQNKEFRAQFDLVTARAVARMQILSELTIPYLKLNGKLIALKASSAEDELAQAQNALNLLFAKVVENHDYCLPNGDPRTLTIVEKKKETPNKFPRKAGIPNKRPL